Proteins encoded by one window of Salvia splendens isolate huo1 chromosome 14, SspV2, whole genome shotgun sequence:
- the LOC121763865 gene encoding 3-hydroxy-3-methylglutaryl-coenzyme A reductase-like translates to MEGRLRQSKSKASATADESSSLKASDAVSLPVYLTNAFFFTVFFSVVYFLLLRWREKIRNSTPLHVVSLSDIGAIVTFVASFIYLVGFFGIGFVQSIIIPRAPDEEDEFEQVMVKEDSPKLPCAAAPKSDDDILKICKKIEVSADDEEIIKSVVEGKIPSYALESKLGDCRRAAAIRREALQRNTGKSLEGLPLEGLDYESILGQCCEMPVGYVQIPVGIAGPLLLDECEYSVPMATTEGCLVASTNRGCKAIYASGGATSSLYRDAMTRAPVVRFGSAKRAAELKLFLEDPLNFETLSLVFNSSSRFGRLQSIKCAVAGKNLYIRFSCSTGDAMGMNMVSKGVQNTLDFLTNQFPDMDVMGISGNYCSDKKPAAVNWIEGRGKSVVCEAVIQGDIVNKVLKTDVASLVELNMLKNLTGSAVAGALGGFNAHASNIVSAIYIATGQDPAQNIESSHCITMMEAVNDGKDLHVSVIMPCIEVGTVGGGTQLASQSACLNLLGVKGANKEAPGSNARLLATIVAGSVLAGELSLMSAIAAGQLVKSHMKYNRSNKDVANIKS, encoded by the coding sequence ATGGAAGGCCGCCTCCGCCAGTCAAAGTCCAAGGCATCCGCCACCGCTGATGAGTCCTCATCCCTCAAGGCATCGGACGCCGTATCGCTACCGGTGTACCTGACAAACGCCTTCTTCTTCACTGTATTCTTCTCGGTGGTATACTTTCTGCTGCTCCGGTGGCGTGAGAAGATCCGTAACTCCACACCTCTCCACGTGGTTAGTCTCTCTGATATTGGAGCCATCGTGACGTTCGTGGCCTCATTCATCTACCTTGTCGGCTTCTTCGGCATCGGCTTCGTCCAGTCCATCATCATTCCCCGCGCTCCAGACGAGGAGGACGAATTCGAGCAGGTGATGGTGAAAGAGGATTCACCGAAACTCCCCTGCGCTGCCGCTCCCAAATCCGATGATGATATTCTTAAGATTTGTAAGAAGATTGAGGTTAGCGCCGACGACGAGGAAATTATCAAGTCTGTGGTGGAGGGGAAGATCCCCTCTTATGCCCTAGAATCGAAGCTGGGAGACTGCCGCCGTGCGGCCGCCATCCGCCGTGAGGCATTGCAACGCAACACAGGAAAATCCCTAGAGGGGCTGCCCTTGGAGGGCTTGGATTACGAGTCGATCCTTGGACAGTGCTGTGAAATGCCAGTAGGGTATGTGCAGATTCCAGTGGGCATTGCTGGGCCACTGTTGTTGGATGAATGTGAGTACTCGGTTCCAATGGCCACCACTGAGGGCTGTTTGGTAGCCAGCACCAACAGAGGGTGCAAGGCTATATATGCCTCTGGAGGGGCCACCAGCTCCCTTTACAGAGACGCCATGACAAGGGCTCCTGTCGTCCGATTCGGCTCTGCCAAGAGGGCTGCTGAGCTTAAGCTTTTCCTTGAAGATCCTCTTAATTTTGAGACCCTCTCCCTTGTCTTCAACAGCTCCAGCAGATTTGGAAGGCTGCAGAGCATCAAGTGCGCCGTCGCTGGCAAGAATCTCTACATTCGATTCTCATGCAGCACGGGCGACGCCATGGGAATGAATATGGTTTCTAAGGGTGTTCAAAACACCTTGGACTTCCTTACCAACCAGTTCCCTGATATGGATGTCATGGGTATTTCTGGAAACTACTGCTCCGATAAAAAGCCTGCTGCAGTCAACTGGATTGAAGGGCGTGGCAAGTCAGTTGTGTGTGAGGCCGTAATCCAAGGAGACATTGTCAATAAGGTGCTCAAGACTGATGTTGCTTCCTTGGTGGAGCTTAACATGCTTAAGAATCTCACTGGCTCCGCCGTGGCTGGAGCTCTTGGCGGCTTCAATGCTCATGCTAGCAACATTGTCTCTGCAATCTACATAGCCACCGGACAGGACCCAGCACAGAACATTGAGAGCTCCCACTGCATTACCATGATGGAAGCTGTCAACGATGGCAAGGACCTTCACGTCTCTGTCATCATGCCTTGTATTGAGGTTGGGACCGTAGGTGGTGGGACTCAACTCGCCTCTCAGTCCGCTTGCCTCAATCTTCTCGGTGTCAAGGGAGCCAATAAGGAGGCTCCTGGATCCAACGCCCGCCTTTTGGCCACCATTGTCGCCGGCTCAGTTCTTGCAGGAGAATTGTCTCTCATGTCTGCCATCGCAGCTGGCCAACTAGTCAAGAGCCATATGAAGTACAACAGGTCTAATAAAGATGTTGCTAATATCAAGTCTTGA